A region of Anoplopoma fimbria isolate UVic2021 breed Golden Eagle Sablefish chromosome 24, Afim_UVic_2022, whole genome shotgun sequence DNA encodes the following proteins:
- the LOC129113370 gene encoding heterogeneous nuclear ribonucleoprotein A/B-like — MADAENLLMETSDQNGNEEEEDQNGAEQELMAGEEEEEEDCQDGLDIQEDIPEDIQEDIQDNGAEGADGADGAEVAEGGEGVEGADGGKIDASKGEEDAGKMFVGGLSWDTSKKDLKDYFSKYGEVSDCTIKMDSNTGRSRGFGFVLFKEAASVEKVLEQKEHKLDGRPIDPKKAMAMKKEPVKKIFVGGLNPEATEDAIREYFGAFGEIETIELPIDPKSKKRRGFIFITYKDEASVKKCLEKKYHTIQGGRCELKIAQPKEVYQQQQYGTGRGGGGGGGGGYGARGGRGRGGQGQGWNQSYGNYWNPGYGNQSYGYSGYGGYGGNYDYSSGYYGYGPGYDYNQGNGSYGKTPRRGGHQTYKPY, encoded by the exons ATGGCAGACGCTGAGAATCTCCTCATGGAGACATCGGACCAGAACGgcaacgaggaggaggaagaccaGAACGGAGCCGAGCAGGAGCTGATGgccggagaggaggaggaggaggaggactgccAGGACGGCCTGGACATCCAGGAGGACATCCCGGAAGACATCCAGGAAGACATCCAGGACAACGGCGCTGAAGGGGCCGATGGGGCAGATGGTGCTGAAGTCGCAGAAGGAGGCGAGGGTGTCGAGGGTGCGGATGGAGGAAAGATTGACGCCAgcaaaggagaggaggatgcTGG GAAAATGTTCGTGGGCGGCCTCAGCTGGGACACGAGTAAAAAGGACCTCAAGGATTACTTCAGTAAGTACGGCGAGGTGTCGGACTGCACCATCAAGATGGACTCCAACACCGGCAGATCCCGAGGCTTCGGCTTCGTCCTCTTCAAGGAGGCCGCCAGCGTTGAAAAG GTTCTAGAGCAGAAGGAACACAAACTGGACGGACGTCCGATCGACCCCAAGAAGGCCATGGCCATGAAGAAGGAGCCCGTCAAGAAGATCTTTGTCGGGGGGTTGAACCCAGAGGCGACGGAGGACGCCATCAGGGAATATTTCGGGGCCTTCGGAGAG atCGAAACAATCGAGCTTCCCATCGACCCAAAATCGAAGAAAAGGAGgggtttcatcttcatcacctacAAAGACGAAGCCAGCGTCAAGAAGTGTCTGGAGAAGAAATACCACACCATCCAGGGCGGCAGG TGTGAGCTGAAGATCGCCCAGCCAAAGGAGGtgtaccagcagcagcagtacggGACGGGGCGCGGTGgcggaggaggtggtggtggaggttaTGGAGCCCGAGGAGGCAGAGGACGTGGAG GTCAGGGTCAGGGCTGGAACCAGAGCTACGGAAACTACTGGAACCCGGGATACGGTAACCAGAGCTACGGCTACAGTGGATACGGAGGCTACGGCGGCAACTACGACTACTCTTCTGGTTACTATGGATACGGTCCCGGATATGACTACA ACCAGGGCAACGGCAGCTACGGGAAAACTCCAAGACGGGGGGGACATCAGACCTACAAGCCATACTGA